The Primulina eburnea isolate SZY01 chromosome 6, ASM2296580v1, whole genome shotgun sequence genome contains a region encoding:
- the LOC140833833 gene encoding vacuole membrane protein KMS1-like isoform X2 yields MLLSTLPVISGVLLVTVDGPHEKHVEEVMRYIRFGLWWVALGVASSIGLGSGLHTFVLYLGPHIALFTIKVMQCGRIDIKSAPYDTIQLKRSPSWLGKDCAEFGPPIFQSSDGIIRVPLGSILPQVQLEAMLWGLGTALGELPPYFISRAASLSGNRVDAMKKLDASSTEDVGFISAQLNQIKRWFLSHAQYLNFVTILILASVPNPLFDLAGIMCGQFGIPFWEFFLATMIGKAIIKTHIQTVFIISVCNNQLLDWIENELIWVLSLIPGFNSILPDLTAKLHSMKAKYLATKPHVPSNIELKKWDFSLAFIWNTVVWFMLMNFFVKIVNATAQRYLKKQQDEEIAALRNKSPKYSDDSDSSSR; encoded by the exons ATGCTGTTGAGTACCTTACCTGTGATTTCTGGGGTACTGCTTGTGACTGTCGATGGTCCTCATGAGAAG CATGTCGAGGAAGTTATGAGATATATCCGATTTGGACTATGGTGGGTGGCTCTTGGTGTTGCATCCTCCATTGGACTTG GATCTGGATTGCACACTTTTGTTCTGTATCTGGGACCTCATATTGCCTTGTTCACCATAAAAGTAATGCAATGTGGCCGAATAGACATCAAGAGTGCTCCATATGATACAATACAACTAAAAAGAAGCCCATCATGGCTTGGCAAGGACTGTGCTGAATTTGGACCCCCGATCTTTCAATCCTCAGATGGTATTATAAGGGTTCCTCTAGGCAGCATATTACCGCAGGTACAGTTGGAGGCCATGCTGTGGGGCCTTGGGACTGCTCTTGGAGAACTCCCCCCTTATTTCATTTCACGGGCTG CAAGCTTATCAGGTAACAGAGTCGATGCTATGAAAAAATTGGATGCTTCCTCAACAGAAGATGTCGGGTTTATATCTGCAcagttaaatcaaatcaaacgcTGGTTCTTATCACATGCTCAATATTTAAACTTTGTCACAATTTTGATTCTTGCTTCG GTACCAAATCCTTTGTTTGATCTTGCGGGCATTATGTGTGGACAATTCGGAATTCCCTTCTGGGAGTTCTTTCTCGCAACAATGATAGGCAAAGCGATCATTAAGACTCACATCCAG ACGGTTTTTATAATTTCTGTATGCAACAATCAACTTCTTGACTGGATCGAGAACGAACTAATTTGGGTTCTTAGCCTCATACCTGGTTTCAACTCTATCTTACCCGACCTAACTGCCAAGCTTCACTCTATGAAAGCCAAGTACTTGGCCACCAAACCCCATGTCCCTTCAAATATCGAG CTTAAAAAGTGGGATTTTTCACTGGCTTTCATCTGGAATACGGTGGTTTGGTTCATGCTAATGAACTTCTTTGTCAAGATTGTTAATGCAACTGCACAACGATATCTAAAGAAACAGCAAGATGAGGAAATTGCTGCATTAAGGAACAAGTCACCCAAGTATTCTGACGACTCTGATAGTTCATCTAGATGA
- the LOC140833833 gene encoding vacuole membrane protein KMS1-like isoform X1 codes for MGSKKKSKSRKSSRDRGVLISGLQIKHQHDLDNLTLTSQPFKTLKLFNLAVILYLKRSVAYLLSHGVWLMLLSTLPVISGVLLVTVDGPHEKHVEEVMRYIRFGLWWVALGVASSIGLGSGLHTFVLYLGPHIALFTIKVMQCGRIDIKSAPYDTIQLKRSPSWLGKDCAEFGPPIFQSSDGIIRVPLGSILPQVQLEAMLWGLGTALGELPPYFISRAASLSGNRVDAMKKLDASSTEDVGFISAQLNQIKRWFLSHAQYLNFVTILILASVPNPLFDLAGIMCGQFGIPFWEFFLATMIGKAIIKTHIQTVFIISVCNNQLLDWIENELIWVLSLIPGFNSILPDLTAKLHSMKAKYLATKPHVPSNIELKKWDFSLAFIWNTVVWFMLMNFFVKIVNATAQRYLKKQQDEEIAALRNKSPKYSDDSDSSSR; via the exons ATGGGATCCAAGAAAAAGTCGAAGTCCCGTAAGAGTTCTCGCGACAGGGGCGTGCTGATCTCTG GACTTCAGATAAAACATCAACATGATTTAGATAATTTGACTCTGACCTCGCAGCCATTCAAGACACTAAAACTTTTCAATTTGGCCGTCATACTATATCTCAAACGATCAGTGGCATATCTTCTATCCCATGGCGTATGGCTTATGCTGTTGAGTACCTTACCTGTGATTTCTGGGGTACTGCTTGTGACTGTCGATGGTCCTCATGAGAAG CATGTCGAGGAAGTTATGAGATATATCCGATTTGGACTATGGTGGGTGGCTCTTGGTGTTGCATCCTCCATTGGACTTG GATCTGGATTGCACACTTTTGTTCTGTATCTGGGACCTCATATTGCCTTGTTCACCATAAAAGTAATGCAATGTGGCCGAATAGACATCAAGAGTGCTCCATATGATACAATACAACTAAAAAGAAGCCCATCATGGCTTGGCAAGGACTGTGCTGAATTTGGACCCCCGATCTTTCAATCCTCAGATGGTATTATAAGGGTTCCTCTAGGCAGCATATTACCGCAGGTACAGTTGGAGGCCATGCTGTGGGGCCTTGGGACTGCTCTTGGAGAACTCCCCCCTTATTTCATTTCACGGGCTG CAAGCTTATCAGGTAACAGAGTCGATGCTATGAAAAAATTGGATGCTTCCTCAACAGAAGATGTCGGGTTTATATCTGCAcagttaaatcaaatcaaacgcTGGTTCTTATCACATGCTCAATATTTAAACTTTGTCACAATTTTGATTCTTGCTTCG GTACCAAATCCTTTGTTTGATCTTGCGGGCATTATGTGTGGACAATTCGGAATTCCCTTCTGGGAGTTCTTTCTCGCAACAATGATAGGCAAAGCGATCATTAAGACTCACATCCAG ACGGTTTTTATAATTTCTGTATGCAACAATCAACTTCTTGACTGGATCGAGAACGAACTAATTTGGGTTCTTAGCCTCATACCTGGTTTCAACTCTATCTTACCCGACCTAACTGCCAAGCTTCACTCTATGAAAGCCAAGTACTTGGCCACCAAACCCCATGTCCCTTCAAATATCGAG CTTAAAAAGTGGGATTTTTCACTGGCTTTCATCTGGAATACGGTGGTTTGGTTCATGCTAATGAACTTCTTTGTCAAGATTGTTAATGCAACTGCACAACGATATCTAAAGAAACAGCAAGATGAGGAAATTGCTGCATTAAGGAACAAGTCACCCAAGTATTCTGACGACTCTGATAGTTCATCTAGATGA